One window of the Aquila chrysaetos chrysaetos chromosome 8, bAquChr1.4, whole genome shotgun sequence genome contains the following:
- the APLF gene encoding LOW QUALITY PROTEIN: aprataxin and PNK-like factor (The sequence of the model RefSeq protein was modified relative to this genomic sequence to represent the inferred CDS: inserted 2 bases in 1 codon) codes for MQKAAKGATVTPEWCSAVNTAKKIQEAGAQERPTVCPPVEMSCSPSLIELACSXTEILGTAKMRKNDPTSRHLVPPSDGNESEQSKSIQRKRVLPSWMLERDLLVQRIYEPVMKGGSRMKKGQGRGESNMESLKSEVNMKQKKRLASEETFEGEEQDQGKRSCLSIPVPSSQNTSGFGNMEGNGKTGTKNLGSSLEKNDRQLHSKWSKRIGQISSKTNIIEETENKEQITGSTSQQAHWGRTSQYFGAQEGVLEPDANLDYETEISDSTRSADASESSKEIKHKRTPCMYGKGCYRKNPVHFQQFSHPNDDDYQETEIVTQDNNDIRPECPYGTACYRKNPQHKLEYKHSAPPVTERGTRQQTSKNGKRAVEKDGASDDEPNEYDINDSFIDDEEEERELTDEDSDWEPSSEDKDNEDVETLLQEARRFVKTKK; via the exons ATGCAAAAAGCTGCGAAAGGGGCAACAGTGACTCCCGAGTGGTGCTCCGCAGTGAATACAGCG aaaaaaattcaggaggCTGGTGCACAAGAAAGACCAACTGTTTGTCCTCCTGTTGAGATGTCTTGTAGTCCATCGTTAATAGAACTAGCATGTTC AACTGAGATACTGGGAACcgcaaaaatgagaaaaaatgacCCTACTTCCAGGCATTTG GTTCCTCCTTCTGATGGCAATGAAAGTGAACAGTCAAAATCTATTCAAAGAAAGAGAGTGCTTCCATCTTGGATGCTGGAAAGAGATCTCCTGGTTCAGAGGATTTATGAGCCTGTAATGAAAGGAG gtagTAGAATGAAAAAAGGccaaggaaggggagaaagtaATATGGAGTCattaaaatcagaagtaaatatgaagcagaaaaaaagattagcCTCTGAAGAAACTTTTGAAGGTGAAGAGCAAGATCAAGGGAAAAGGAGCTGTCTTTCCATCCCTGTCCCTTCATCTCAG AATACATCTGGATTTGGAAACATGGAAGGAAATGGCAAGACTGGAACAAAAAACCTTGGAagttctctggaaaaaaatgataggCAGCTGCATAGTAAATGGTCTAAAAGAATAGGTCAGATCTCcagtaaaacaaatataattgAGGAAACggaaaacaaagagcagatTACTGGTTCTACAAGCCAACAAGCTCACTGGGGCAGGACTTCCCAATATTTTGGTGCCCAGGAAGGGGTTCTTGAGCCTGATGCAAATCTGGATTACGAGACTGAGATTTCTGATTCAACCAGAAGTGCAGACGCTTCAGAAAGCTCCAAAGAGATCAAGCATAAGAGGACACCTTGCATGTATGGAAAAGGCTGTTACAg GAAGAATCCTGTTCACTTTCAGCAGTTCAGTCACCCTAATGATGATGACTATCAAGAAACAGAGATCGTAACTCAGGATAACAATGATATCCGACCTGAATGTCCATATGGAACGGCTTGTTATAG gaaGAATCCACAGCACAAGCTAGAATACAAGCACAGTGCACCTCCAG TAACTGAAAGAGGAACCCGACaacaaacttcaaaaaatg GAAAAAGGGCTGTGGAGAAAGATGGTGCCAGTGATGATGAACCAAATGAATATGACATTAATGACAGCTTTATAGatgatgaggaagaggagcgTGAACTTACTGATGAAGACTCCGACTGGGAACCAAGTTCAGAAGACAAGgataatgaagatgttgaaacGCTTTTGCAAGAAGCACGCAGATTTGTTAAGACCAAAAAGTAG
- the LOC115345083 gene encoding uncharacterized protein LOC115345083 gives MQMRRLELTGDQVGFSAIYSWDQFLGDFPAPGLPITVLKHVRGTSSCGPGGELQCPAILESFTEWLFLGSSTAWLYGVVHHLDFFGSLSKLHMVLRYTRGVHQHSRPGGALHHAASEEPFIMLPASSWSPSLHCPRVLYHAARLFLEPFIVPSLRSPSPCHPALLGLLHPAVTEESFTTPPGSSRASVKEQRLDFTYSYPWRSCCRRKPAYGFWELCHRTAEQKSGLIVPHFLLLAIKIGASHD, from the exons ATGCAGATGAGGAGACTAGAGCTGACTGGTGACCAGGTCGGCTTCTCTGCTATATACAGCTGGGACCAGTTCTTAGGTGACTTTCCAGCTCCAG GACTACCCATAACAGTTTTGAAGCATGTGAGGGGTACATCATCATGTGGCCCTGGAGGAGAGCTTCAATGCCCAGCTATTCTAGAGTCCTTCACTGAGTGGCTTTTTTTGGGTTCCTCCACTGCCTGGCTTTATGGGGTGGTTCACCACCTGGACTTCTTCGGGAGCCTCAGTAAG TTACATATGGTACTGCGCTATACCAGAGGAGTCCATCAGCATTCCCGCCCCGGAGGAGCTCTTCACCATGCTGCTTCGGAGGAGCCCTTCATTATGTTGCCCGCCTCCTCTTGGAGCCCTTCACTGCACTGCCCCAGAGTTCTTTATCATGCCGCCCGGCTCTTCTTGGAGCCCTTCATTGTACCGTCCCTGAGGAGTCCTTCACCGTGCCACCCGGCTCTTCTTGGACTCCTTCACCCTGCTGTGACAGAAGAGTCCTTCACCACGCCACCAGGCTCTTCT AGAGCCAGTGTGAAGGAGCAGAGACTGGATTTTACCTACAGTTATccctggaggagctgctgcagaaggaagcCAGCCTATGGTTTTTGGGAGCTGTGCCACAGGACAGCTGAGCAGAAATCTGGCCTGATAGTAccacattttttgcttttggcaaTAAAGATTGGAGCAAGCCACGACTGA